From Dermochelys coriacea isolate rDerCor1 chromosome 8, rDerCor1.pri.v4, whole genome shotgun sequence, the proteins below share one genomic window:
- the ARTN gene encoding artemin, protein MRPHRSQEGADSMPARDRCPGPEGGASQPRPPEHGPQAPGAHDRMEQTAGGPASPPTRTLRQRPREGVLWGALAILSLLSSVATGTPHTWHHNTTLGAAPTAGGMGTTSPGAEDSLEAPLAKAWSQLSGDNMTAAGPGEGELAKDLLLRAERSPLGPAKGKKPGRRRDGPNCTVRRLMVKVRDLGLGFDSDEIVPFKYCSGSCHRSRSNYDLTLATLLQEKAIKPGPLGHVASHPCCRPTRYEAVSFMNVHNTWQTVEKLSAAECKCIG, encoded by the exons ATGCGCCCGCACCGCAGCCAAGAG GGAGCGGACTCGATGCCCGCCAGGGACCGGTGCCCGGGGCCAGAGGGAGGCGCGTCCCAGCCGCGACCCCCGGAGCATGGTCCGCAGGCTCCCGGCGCGCACG ACAGGATGGAGCAGACAGCGGGGGGGCCGGCCTCCCCCCCCACGAGGACTCTGCGCCAAAGGCCCAGG gagggggtgctgtggggtgcCCTCGCCATCCTGTCACTGCTAAGCAGCGTGGCCACGGGAACCCCGCACACCTGGCACCACAACACCACCCTGGGGGCTGCACCCACTGCGGGCGGTATGGGCAccaccagccctggagcagaggaCAGCCTGGAGGCACCGCTCGCCAAAGCCTGGAGCCAGCTCTCCG GGGACAACATGACGGCAGCGGGGCCCGGGGAAGGGGAGCTGGCCAAGGACCTGCTGCTCCGGGCCGAGCGCTCACCCCTGGGCCCCGCCAAAGGCAAGAAACCAGGCCGGCGCAGGGACGGCCCCAACTGCACCGTCCGCAGGCTGATGGTGAAGGTGCGGGACCTGGGGCTGGGCTTCGACTCGGACGAGATCGTGCCCTTCAAGTACTGCAGCGGGTCCTGCCACCGCAGCCGCAGCAACTACGACCTGACGCTGGCCACCCTGCTGCAGGAGAAGGCCATCAAGCCGGGCCCGCTGGGCCACGTGGCCAGCCACCCCTGCTGCCGGCCCACCCGCTACGAAGCCGTCTCCTTCATGAACGTACATAACACCTGGCAGACGGTGGAGAAGCTTTCTGCGGCCGAGTGCAAGTGCATTGGCTGA